One stretch of Oncorhynchus tshawytscha isolate Ot180627B linkage group LG19, Otsh_v2.0, whole genome shotgun sequence DNA includes these proteins:
- the LOC112218566 gene encoding arrestin domain-containing protein 4 isoform X4 translates to MSISTEGATVTIHFFILGESIPIYAVIENFSSRLIVPKAAIYQIQTFMANGKTKSHTKLVASVRGNHIPSGCTDTWNGKTLKIPLVSASIFNSSVIRVEYSLVVMAQIPGAKKLKVELPIVIGSIPYNGLESRSSSLSSHFSMDMSWLALALPEVPEAPPNYADVVSEEEFELHSPSYSQSEELERQLGGPAFVYIQEFRFQPPPLYSEVNSHPVHS, encoded by the exons ATGTCAATATCAACAGAAGGGGCTACTGTAACG ATTCATTTCTTCATTCTAGGAGAGTCAATCCCCATCTATGCTGTGATTGAGAACTTTTCTTCTCGACTCATCGTGCCTAAAGCAGCTATCTACCAAATACAGACCTTCATGGCAAATGGCAAAACAAAAAGTCATACAAAGTTGGTTGCCAGTGTGAGGGGTAACCACATTCCATCAGGCTGCACGGACACCTGGAATGGAAAAACACTGAAGATCCCACTTGTCTCTGCCTCAATTTTCAACTCTTCAGTCATCAGAGTAGAATATTCCCTGGTA GTCATGGCACAGATACCAGGTGCTAAGAAACTCAAGGTGGAGCTTCCCATTGTGATCGGCAGTATACCATACAATGGCCTTGAAAGCAGAAGCTCCAGCTTGAGCAGTCACTTCAGCATGGACATGAGCTGGCTCGCACTGGCGCTTCCTGAAGTGCCTGAAG CCCCCCCCAACTATGCAGATGTGGTGTCTGAGGAAGAGTTTGAACTGCACAGCCCCTCTTACTCTCAGTCCGAGGAGTTAGAGAGACAGCTTGGTGGACCAGCCTTTGTTTACATCCAGGAGTTCAGGTTCCAGCCTCCACCACTGTACTCTGAG GTGAATTCCCACCCAGTCCATAGTTAG
- the LOC112218566 gene encoding arrestin domain-containing protein 4 isoform X2, with product MADKVKVFCIMFNNEDKREYSPGEVLSGHVVVEVSTGVSVQIKAVKISTRGCAQVCWGEGTRKASSPSSAVIANTSSQCEQVEYFCISQTLKETSDGEEFISLDEGHYEFPFHVELTQTPLVTSFKGKYGSVCYEVTAVLQRPLNQDQTVNREFSVISHVDVNSPWLLSSVSTNNKKMIGCWIFTSGPISLNVNINRRGYCNGESIPIYAVIENFSSRLIVPKAAIYQIQTFMANGKTKSHTKLVASVRGNHIPSGCTDTWNGKTLKIPLVSASIFNSSVIRVEYSLVMAQIPGAKKLKVELPIVIGSIPYNGLESRSSSLSSHFSMDMSWLALALPEVPEAPPNYADVVSEEEFELHSPSYSQSEELERQLGGPAFVYIQEFRFQPPPLYSEVNSHPVHS from the exons ATGGCTGACAAAGTGAAGGTATTCTGTATCATGTTCAACAATGAAGACAAGCGTGAATACAGTCCTGGTGAAGTTCTCTCTGGACACGTTGTGGTCGAGGTGTCGACGGGTGTGTCGGTACAAATCAAAGCTGTCAAAATATCGACCAGAGGATGTGCCCAGGTCTGTTGGGGTGAAGGGACTCGAAAAGCATCATCACCGAGCAGTGCTGTTATAGCAAACACATCATCTCAGTGTGAGCAGGTGGAATACTTCTGCATATCTCAAACTCTCAAAGAAACATCAG ATGGTGAGGAATTCATCAGTCTTGATGAAGGGCATTATGAGTTCCCCTTTCATGTGGAGCTCACTCAAAC GCCCCTTGTTACCTCTTTTAAGGGGAAGTATGGGAGTGTTTGCTATGAGGTGACAGCTGTATTACAGAGGCCCTTGAATCAAgatcaaactgtcaacagagaATTCTCTGTTATCAGCCATGTTGATGTCAATTCCCCATGGTTACTG TCCTCTGTGTCTACAAACAACAAGAAGATGATTGGCTGTTGGATTTTTACCTCAGGCCCCATCTCTCTGAATGTCAATATCAACAGAAGGGGCTACTGTAACG GAGAGTCAATCCCCATCTATGCTGTGATTGAGAACTTTTCTTCTCGACTCATCGTGCCTAAAGCAGCTATCTACCAAATACAGACCTTCATGGCAAATGGCAAAACAAAAAGTCATACAAAGTTGGTTGCCAGTGTGAGGGGTAACCACATTCCATCAGGCTGCACGGACACCTGGAATGGAAAAACACTGAAGATCCCACTTGTCTCTGCCTCAATTTTCAACTCTTCAGTCATCAGAGTAGAATATTCCCTG GTCATGGCACAGATACCAGGTGCTAAGAAACTCAAGGTGGAGCTTCCCATTGTGATCGGCAGTATACCATACAATGGCCTTGAAAGCAGAAGCTCCAGCTTGAGCAGTCACTTCAGCATGGACATGAGCTGGCTCGCACTGGCGCTTCCTGAAGTGCCTGAAG CCCCCCCCAACTATGCAGATGTGGTGTCTGAGGAAGAGTTTGAACTGCACAGCCCCTCTTACTCTCAGTCCGAGGAGTTAGAGAGACAGCTTGGTGGACCAGCCTTTGTTTACATCCAGGAGTTCAGGTTCCAGCCTCCACCACTGTACTCTGAG GTGAATTCCCACCCAGTCCATAGTTAG
- the LOC112218566 gene encoding arrestin domain-containing protein 4 isoform X1 translates to MADKVKVFCIMFNNEDKREYSPGEVLSGHVVVEVSTGVSVQIKAVKISTRGCAQVCWGEGTRKASSPSSAVIANTSSQCEQVEYFCISQTLKETSDGEEFISLDEGHYEFPFHVELTQTPLVTSFKGKYGSVCYEVTAVLQRPLNQDQTVNREFSVISHVDVNSPWLLSSVSTNNKKMIGCWIFTSGPISLNVNINRRGYCNGESIPIYAVIENFSSRLIVPKAAIYQIQTFMANGKTKSHTKLVASVRGNHIPSGCTDTWNGKTLKIPLVSASIFNSSVIRVEYSLVVMAQIPGAKKLKVELPIVIGSIPYNGLESRSSSLSSHFSMDMSWLALALPEVPEAPPNYADVVSEEEFELHSPSYSQSEELERQLGGPAFVYIQEFRFQPPPLYSEVNSHPVHS, encoded by the exons ATGGCTGACAAAGTGAAGGTATTCTGTATCATGTTCAACAATGAAGACAAGCGTGAATACAGTCCTGGTGAAGTTCTCTCTGGACACGTTGTGGTCGAGGTGTCGACGGGTGTGTCGGTACAAATCAAAGCTGTCAAAATATCGACCAGAGGATGTGCCCAGGTCTGTTGGGGTGAAGGGACTCGAAAAGCATCATCACCGAGCAGTGCTGTTATAGCAAACACATCATCTCAGTGTGAGCAGGTGGAATACTTCTGCATATCTCAAACTCTCAAAGAAACATCAG ATGGTGAGGAATTCATCAGTCTTGATGAAGGGCATTATGAGTTCCCCTTTCATGTGGAGCTCACTCAAAC GCCCCTTGTTACCTCTTTTAAGGGGAAGTATGGGAGTGTTTGCTATGAGGTGACAGCTGTATTACAGAGGCCCTTGAATCAAgatcaaactgtcaacagagaATTCTCTGTTATCAGCCATGTTGATGTCAATTCCCCATGGTTACTG TCCTCTGTGTCTACAAACAACAAGAAGATGATTGGCTGTTGGATTTTTACCTCAGGCCCCATCTCTCTGAATGTCAATATCAACAGAAGGGGCTACTGTAACG GAGAGTCAATCCCCATCTATGCTGTGATTGAGAACTTTTCTTCTCGACTCATCGTGCCTAAAGCAGCTATCTACCAAATACAGACCTTCATGGCAAATGGCAAAACAAAAAGTCATACAAAGTTGGTTGCCAGTGTGAGGGGTAACCACATTCCATCAGGCTGCACGGACACCTGGAATGGAAAAACACTGAAGATCCCACTTGTCTCTGCCTCAATTTTCAACTCTTCAGTCATCAGAGTAGAATATTCCCTGGTA GTCATGGCACAGATACCAGGTGCTAAGAAACTCAAGGTGGAGCTTCCCATTGTGATCGGCAGTATACCATACAATGGCCTTGAAAGCAGAAGCTCCAGCTTGAGCAGTCACTTCAGCATGGACATGAGCTGGCTCGCACTGGCGCTTCCTGAAGTGCCTGAAG CCCCCCCCAACTATGCAGATGTGGTGTCTGAGGAAGAGTTTGAACTGCACAGCCCCTCTTACTCTCAGTCCGAGGAGTTAGAGAGACAGCTTGGTGGACCAGCCTTTGTTTACATCCAGGAGTTCAGGTTCCAGCCTCCACCACTGTACTCTGAG GTGAATTCCCACCCAGTCCATAGTTAG
- the LOC112218566 gene encoding arrestin domain-containing protein 4 isoform X3 codes for MFLMKCVTSWSIAKFEFDVPISNPRTTDGEEFISLDEGHYEFPFHVELTQTPLVTSFKGKYGSVCYEVTAVLQRPLNQDQTVNREFSVISHVDVNSPWLLSSVSTNNKKMIGCWIFTSGPISLNVNINRRGYCNGESIPIYAVIENFSSRLIVPKAAIYQIQTFMANGKTKSHTKLVASVRGNHIPSGCTDTWNGKTLKIPLVSASIFNSSVIRVEYSLVVMAQIPGAKKLKVELPIVIGSIPYNGLESRSSSLSSHFSMDMSWLALALPEVPEAPPNYADVVSEEEFELHSPSYSQSEELERQLGGPAFVYIQEFRFQPPPLYSEVNSHPVHS; via the exons ATGTTTCTCATGAAATGTGTTACTAGCTGGTCCATTGCCAAATTCGAGTTTGACGTTCCCATATCGAATCCCAGGACAACAG ATGGTGAGGAATTCATCAGTCTTGATGAAGGGCATTATGAGTTCCCCTTTCATGTGGAGCTCACTCAAAC GCCCCTTGTTACCTCTTTTAAGGGGAAGTATGGGAGTGTTTGCTATGAGGTGACAGCTGTATTACAGAGGCCCTTGAATCAAgatcaaactgtcaacagagaATTCTCTGTTATCAGCCATGTTGATGTCAATTCCCCATGGTTACTG TCCTCTGTGTCTACAAACAACAAGAAGATGATTGGCTGTTGGATTTTTACCTCAGGCCCCATCTCTCTGAATGTCAATATCAACAGAAGGGGCTACTGTAACG GAGAGTCAATCCCCATCTATGCTGTGATTGAGAACTTTTCTTCTCGACTCATCGTGCCTAAAGCAGCTATCTACCAAATACAGACCTTCATGGCAAATGGCAAAACAAAAAGTCATACAAAGTTGGTTGCCAGTGTGAGGGGTAACCACATTCCATCAGGCTGCACGGACACCTGGAATGGAAAAACACTGAAGATCCCACTTGTCTCTGCCTCAATTTTCAACTCTTCAGTCATCAGAGTAGAATATTCCCTGGTA GTCATGGCACAGATACCAGGTGCTAAGAAACTCAAGGTGGAGCTTCCCATTGTGATCGGCAGTATACCATACAATGGCCTTGAAAGCAGAAGCTCCAGCTTGAGCAGTCACTTCAGCATGGACATGAGCTGGCTCGCACTGGCGCTTCCTGAAGTGCCTGAAG CCCCCCCCAACTATGCAGATGTGGTGTCTGAGGAAGAGTTTGAACTGCACAGCCCCTCTTACTCTCAGTCCGAGGAGTTAGAGAGACAGCTTGGTGGACCAGCCTTTGTTTACATCCAGGAGTTCAGGTTCCAGCCTCCACCACTGTACTCTGAG GTGAATTCCCACCCAGTCCATAGTTAG